CCTCCGGCCTGCTGGTAATCGGCAAAACCGAGCTGGCCATGACGCACCTCTCGAACCAGTTCTTCTACCATACCATCGAGCGCACCTACCTGGCGCTGGTTTGGGGCGTGCCCAAGGAAGCGCAGGGCACCGTTAGGGGTAACATCGGGCGACATCCCAAGGACCGGAAGCTAATGGCGGTATTTCCCGAAGGCAGCGACGTTGGCAAACACGCCGTAACGCATTACCGCGTGCTGCAAAGCTTCGGAAACGTGAGCCTGCTGCAGTGCAACCTCGAAACCGGCCGCACCCACCAGATTCGGGCGCACATGAAACACATTGGCCACCCCTTGTTTGCCGATGCTGCTTACGGCGGCGACCGTATCCTGTACGGGCAGCGCACGGGCACTTACAAAACCTTCGTCGAGAATACCTTCGAGGTGCTGCCGCGGCAGGCTTTGCACGCCAAGTCCCTAGGTTTTGTGCACCCTACCACCGGCGAGCAGCTGCAATTTGAAGTAGAGCTGCCGGCCGATTTTCGGGCGGCTTTGGATCGTTGGGAGAAGTACGCCACCCAACCCGCCTAACATAAGCCCAGAAAGGCCACAAAAAAGCCCGCTACGAAAACGTAGCGGGCATTTGCATACCTAAGGGGTTACCCTGGCGGTTATTTCTTCTTAGCCGGGGCTTTGGTGGTTTTGCCCTTGCCGGTAATGTCATTGATGGCAGCTGTGGCTTGCGCATCGCCGGGGTTCAGGGCCAGGGCTTGCTGCCAGAACGGGAGCGAAGCCTGCTTGTCGCCTTTTTGGTAGTGGTAGTAGCCCAGGTAGCGGTAAGCTTCGGCCAGGCCTGTCTTGTTCTTCTCTTGGTCGGCTTTGGCTACCTCAATGTATTTCTCGTAGTGCGGCTTAGCCAGGCCTTGCTTGGAGTCGGGGTCGAGGTTGGCGTTGGCTTGCGCACGCAACAGGTAGCCGGGGGCGTAAGTGGGGCGTGCCGTTACCACGATGTTCAGCAGGCTGTCGGCTTGCGTGTACTGCTTGTTCAGCGAGTAAACCTGGGCCAGGCGCACTTGGTCGGTCAGCTGCGCGCCGCCAGCCATTTTGGCTTTATACACGCCAATAGCCTTCGGGTAGTCCTTCTTCAGCAGGTAGGCCGAAGCCAGGTCGTTTTGCAGTTCCGAAGCTTTGCTGGGGTCGGCCTTGATAGCCCGCTCGATGATGGCAATGCCCTCGTCGGAGCGGCCGGCTTTCGTCAGGATCTTGCCCTGGTACACGTAGTCTTCCGTCAGGATTTTGTCCTGCGGTACCATCTTCATGTACTTATCCATGGCAACCAAGGCTTGGTCGTTCTGCCCAGAGTCGAACAGCGAGTAAGCCAGCAGGCGGTTCATGGTAACGTTGGTCGGGTCTTTCGCCAACACTTCCTGAATCTGCGTCAGGGCCTCGGGATACTTTTTGTTCAGGTACAGGAAGGCCGCATAAGTCGCTTGCGTGTTCGGCGACTTCTCCGACATATCCGTGTACTTCTTCATGGTTTGCGCCGCTTGGTCGTACTGGCCGGCGTAGTAATACATGTCGGCCATTTCGCGGTATACCGGCGCAAAGTTCGGGTCGATGCTGGAAACCTTCTGGAAGTTGGCCAGCGCGTCCTTGCCGTTGCGGGCACGCACGTTCAGGCGGCCTTTGCGGTAGTAGGCGGGCAGGTAGTTGGGGTCGGCGCTCAACGCACGGTCGTAGGCCGTCATGGCTTCGCCGCCGCCGTTTTCGCGCTTTTCGTAAATGTCACCTAGGGCCACCAGCATAGCCGGGTCGTCCTTCTTGTTCAGCTTCAGGGCCTGGTTCAGGTAGTCAATGCCCTTCTGGTTGTCCTTGGTGTCCGACTCAGCGTATGCCTGCCCAATGGCTGCCAGTACTTTGGCATCCTTGTTTTTGGTCATTTTGGCAGCGGCGTCAAATTGCGCTTCCGCATCGCCCTTCTTGCCTTGGGCAAGGTAAGCCCGGCCAGCGGCTACTCTGGCCATCGGCGACTTCGGATCGTTCGAAGCTAAGTTGAAGAAGTAAGCAGCCGAGTCGGTTTTCTCCTGCTTCTGGTACAGGCGGCCAAGCTCAAATGCAGCTTCAAAGTTCGTGTTGGCTTGCGGCAACAGCGTACGCTTAGCTTCGCTGTAGCGCTCAAGCTGAATAGCCTTCTGGGCGCTTTGCACGTTCTGGGCAAATGCCGCAGTGCCGGCCAGCGAGAAAGCAGCGAGGAGCGTGAGCTTCCAGGGCTTATTGTTCATGAGGTGAGGGTGAGTGAAAAAGAGAGTGAGACGGTTTCGGCGGGTGAGGTGCAAGCTACTCGCGGTTGGCTTGTACAAGCCGCACCTGACCGGTTGCAGGCATTAAACCCGATTTAAGAAAAATGAGTTGTCCTTTGTTTCCGGCAACAAAGGATGCAAACCCAGTGCCAAGACCAGCGCGGGCCTCGCGACTGATGATGTAAAGCTTGCGGCGCAGCGGATACTCGCCCGTTGCCAGGTACGCCTGATACGGCTTCACGTAGTCGCTGGTGCGGGTGGGCTGCGAGGCCTTGCTGATAGCGGCTACGCGCACCTTGTGCAAAAAGCCCTGGGCCTGCGAGTCATCCTGGTCGCTGATCCAGTTAACACCGATTACGCCGATGGCGTTCGGATGCGTAGCAACGTAATCGATCAGCTTGGGGTTCGATTCGCTGGCAAACACCTTTTTCGACAATGCGGCTCCGCGCGTAATAGAGTCCTGCACGTAGCGGGCCGTGCTGGAGCGGTTCTGGTCGAATACCACGTTGATGTCGCCGAGTTTGCTGCCTTTGCTGCCTACCTGGCTCCACTTGGTGGCCGTACCCGCAAAAATGTCGCGCAGCTGCACCATGGTCAGCAGCGAATCGGGGTTCGAAGGGTGCACAATAATAGCCACGCCATCGGTAGCAATGGGCGTGGTGCGAGGCACGATCTTCAACTGGTCGAACACCGCTTGCTCATCGGTGTTCAGTGGCCTAGCCACCACCACTGCCCGTACCTTGTCGTCAAGCAAATCACGCATAGCTTCTTGCTCGGGCTTGTAGCTGGCATCGATGCGCGCGTACTGGTAGAGCTTCTGAAAGGTATCGACGTGCGACTTCAGAATAGGCTCGAAGGTATTGTCGATGCTGACGCGGACCTTACCCGTGGTAGGCGTATCGTCGACGGCCACGGAGCCGTCGGGGTTGGTGCGGTTGCAGCTGCTGAGCAAGGAAGCACCTAGGGCTATTACCGCCCAGGCCGTACGGCTGTTAGCGCTGAATAGAGTCATGGCGGTTGCGGAAGTGCTGACGAAAGGTGCGGAAAAAGCGGATCAGGCCGTAAAGAACAAACAAGCCACCCACGATACGGCGGGTAGTAGGAGGCAGCGCAAACATATGGGCCGGTGCTACCAACAG
The sequence above is drawn from the Hymenobacter sp. YIM 151858-1 genome and encodes:
- a CDS encoding RluA family pseudouridine synthase, producing the protein MHELNPDLLPDDPALGAEAEEDELYEHHRIQADGRQEPMRLDKFLLNRLPNVSRTKVQAGIEAEAVQVNGKPAKPSYKVKPGDVITVTLPEPPREDKVVPEPMDLDIRYEDDQLLLVNKPAGMVVHPAYGNWNGTLVNGLAWHLQNLPTGRNGAIRPGLIHRIDKDTSGLLVIGKTELAMTHLSNQFFYHTIERTYLALVWGVPKEAQGTVRGNIGRHPKDRKLMAVFPEGSDVGKHAVTHYRVLQSFGNVSLLQCNLETGRTHQIRAHMKHIGHPLFADAAYGGDRILYGQRTGTYKTFVENTFEVLPRQALHAKSLGFVHPTTGEQLQFEVELPADFRAALDRWEKYATQPA
- a CDS encoding tetratricopeptide repeat protein, whose amino-acid sequence is MNNKPWKLTLLAAFSLAGTAAFAQNVQSAQKAIQLERYSEAKRTLLPQANTNFEAAFELGRLYQKQEKTDSAAYFFNLASNDPKSPMARVAAGRAYLAQGKKGDAEAQFDAAAKMTKNKDAKVLAAIGQAYAESDTKDNQKGIDYLNQALKLNKKDDPAMLVALGDIYEKRENGGGEAMTAYDRALSADPNYLPAYYRKGRLNVRARNGKDALANFQKVSSIDPNFAPVYREMADMYYYAGQYDQAAQTMKKYTDMSEKSPNTQATYAAFLYLNKKYPEALTQIQEVLAKDPTNVTMNRLLAYSLFDSGQNDQALVAMDKYMKMVPQDKILTEDYVYQGKILTKAGRSDEGIAIIERAIKADPSKASELQNDLASAYLLKKDYPKAIGVYKAKMAGGAQLTDQVRLAQVYSLNKQYTQADSLLNIVVTARPTYAPGYLLRAQANANLDPDSKQGLAKPHYEKYIEVAKADQEKNKTGLAEAYRYLGYYHYQKGDKQASLPFWQQALALNPGDAQATAAINDITGKGKTTKAPAKKK
- a CDS encoding PstS family phosphate ABC transporter substrate-binding protein, whose protein sequence is MTLFSANSRTAWAVIALGASLLSSCNRTNPDGSVAVDDTPTTGKVRVSIDNTFEPILKSHVDTFQKLYQYARIDASYKPEQEAMRDLLDDKVRAVVVARPLNTDEQAVFDQLKIVPRTTPIATDGVAIIVHPSNPDSLLTMVQLRDIFAGTATKWSQVGSKGSKLGDINVVFDQNRSSTARYVQDSITRGAALSKKVFASESNPKLIDYVATHPNAIGVIGVNWISDQDDSQAQGFLHKVRVAAISKASQPTRTSDYVKPYQAYLATGEYPLRRKLYIISREARAGLGTGFASFVAGNKGQLIFLKSGLMPATGQVRLVQANRE